A single window of Aphidius gifuensis isolate YNYX2018 linkage group LG1, ASM1490517v1, whole genome shotgun sequence DNA harbors:
- the LOC122860176 gene encoding uncharacterized protein LOC122860176, with protein sequence MDSNKCKKLIKIMEKACRVIKTHNEVEEWIKFGKKNIKLLKKLLKVWTLSHGQKIQIQTTIIQLQSILEQIKDKKKAGMGIGGDNRKLKDRVKWIDVESIFQGRNNLKVNGILSCKFQVMKNNEIVEETKYFNTKNDIILPTTDLNNWFDEKMTDKLLVKVEEFQERDSGWTMKEIINLNININLYEPIRVTAALHPAQTNSNRVSSYPHFKTILKYEDDNNDDNDYDYDDSDNDNDIFENNDDNEIEKTPTTFHFAWIRNLSRLISSQISKNEHKLWLCDRCLCHFKTQKSFENHSDDCLNQNNARMIMPDQENNILKFKNYKFKEPAPFSIYADLECILQPEASEKDLHIPYSVGYYFHCTYDDSLSKFAYNRSEKCIEWFVNELEKITKQVNNILNNPLPMEQLTFQQERELRLSKKCHICEKPLTENDKIVIDHSHMSGRIRGLAHSNCSIKLLPINKEKYVSFTKEVRYKKLDGSGSNCIHLRFLDSFKFMPSSLDKLASYLEDCDKKITRKYCNSEEEFQLLKRKGAYPYEYTDSFDKLNETSLPPKENFFSKLSNENISDSDYEHAIKVWDTFNIKTLGDYSDIYLQADVLLLADVFENFRKNCISNYGLDPIHYYTIPGYSFDCMLKCTEIELELLTDPEKYLFIEKGIRGGVAQCTNRYAKANNRYMPDFDTNIDESYIMYYDINNLYGHSMMNYLPYAGFEWYDDKNIDVFKIADDSDIGYILEVDLEYPESLFDDHRDFPLCPEHLIPPNSKQVKLMTTLYPKKNYVIHYRSLKQYLGLGMQLSKIHRILKFKQSPWLKKYIDFNTQKRQESTNAFGVLIFKLLNNVIYGKAIENLRGRRDVKMITKWDGRYGAKSLISKPNFHSSMILGKDLVVIEMSRKTYGNSAKLLYMDTDALAYLFTVPDIYECMKKNLEKFDTADYPENNIYNMPLVNKRKIGVMKDENQGKIVTEFVGLRAKAYSMKILNEDKIIKKAKGK encoded by the exons ATGGATTCCAAcaagtgtaaaaaattaattaaaattatggaaaaagCTTGTAGAGTAATTAAAACTCATAACGAAGTTGAAGAATGGATTAAAttcgggaaaaaaaatattaaattattaaaaaagttattgaaagTCTGGACTTTGTCTCATggtcaaaaaattcaaattcaaacGACAATAATACAATTGCAATCAAtacttgaacaaataaaagataaaaaaaaagctggcATGGGTATTGGTGGagataatagaaaattaaaagatagaGTAAAATGGATTGATGTAGAGTCAATATTTCAAGGAC gaaataatttaaaagttaatggTATTTTGTCATGTAAATTTCaagttatgaaaaataatgagattGTTGaggaaacaaaatattttaatacgaaaaatgacattattttaccaacaaCTGATTTAAACAATtggtttgatgaaaaaatgacAGATAAACTTCTTGTCAAGGTTGAAGAATTTCAAGAAAGGGATTCAGGATGGACTATGAAAGagataatcaatttaaacataaatattaatttgtatgaACCAATTAGAG TAACAGCAGCATTACATCCAGCTCAAACAAATAGTAATCGTGTGAGCTCATATCctcattttaaaacaatattaaaatatgaag atgataataatgatgataacgattatgattatgatgatagtGATAATGATAacgatatttttgaaaataacgatgataatgaaatagaaaaaacgcCAACAACTTTTCATTTTGCTTGGATTCGTAATTTATCGAGATTAATTAGTTcacaaatatcaaaaaacgAACATAAATTATGGTTATGTGACCGATGTTTATGTCattttaaaacacaaaaatcatttgaaaaccATTCTGATGATTGTTTGAATCAAAATAATGCTAGAATGATAATGCCAGATCaagaaaacaatattttaaaatttaaaaattataaatttaaagagcCAGCACCTTTCTCAATTTATGCTGATTTAGAATGTATACTCCAACCAGAAGCAAGTGAAAAAGATCTACATATACCATATAGTGttggttattattttcattgtacaTATGATGATTCACTTTCAAAATTTGCATATAATCGTAGTGAAAAGTGTATAGAGTGGTTTGTTaatgaacttgaaaaaataacaaaacaagtgAATAACATTTTGAATAATCCTCTTCCAATGGAACAATTGACTTTTCAACAAGAACGTGAGCTTcgtttatctaaaaaatgtcATATATGTGAAAAGCCATTGActgaaaatgacaaaatcGTTATTGATCATTCACATATGTCCGGTCGCATACGTGGTTTGGCACATTCAAATT GCTCAATAAAGCTGTTAcctataaataaagaaaaatatgtttcaTTCACTAAAGAAGTTAGGTATAAAAAATTGGATGGTTCGGGAAGTAATTGTATACACTTAAGATTTCTCGATTCGTTTAAATTTATGCCTAGTAGCCTTGACAAGCTTGCATCATATTTGGAagattgtgataaaaaaataactagaaaatattgtaatagTGAAGAAGAATTTCAGTTACTCAAACGAAAAGGTGCTTATCCTTATGAATATACAgattcttttgataaattaaatgagacATCTTTACCAcctaaagaaaattttttttcaaaattaagtaatgaaaatatttcagatAGTGATTATGAGCATGCAATAAAAGTGTGGGacacatttaatattaaaacattagGTGATTACAgtgatatttatttgcaagCTGATGTGTTATTATTGGctgatgtttttgaaaattttcgaaaaaattgtaTCTCAAATTATGGTTTGGATCCTATACACTACTATACTATCCCTGGCTATTCATTTGATTGTATGTTGAAATGTACAGAAATAGAATTAGAACTCTTAACTGAtccagaaaaatatttattcatagaAAAAGGAATCAGAGGTGGAGTTGCACAATGTACAAACAGGTATGCTAAAGCAAATAACAGATACATGCCTGACTTTGATACTAATATCGATGAATCTTATATAATGtattatgatattaataatcttTATGGACATtcaatgatgaattatttgccTTATGCAGGATTTGAATggtatgatgataaaaatattgatgtattCAAAATTGCAGATGATTCAGACATTGGATATATATTAGAAGTAGATTTAGAATATCCAGAGAGTTTATTCGATGACCATCGTGACTTTCCACTTTGTCCTGAGCACCTTATACCACCAAATTCCAAACAAGTCAAACTAATGACCACtttatatccaaaaaaaaattatgttattcaTTATAGAAgtctaaaacaatatttagGTCTAGGTATGCAGCTATCAAAAATTCATAGAATATTAAAGTTTAAGCAATCAccttggttaaaaaaatatatagatttcaATACTCAAAAAAGACAGGAGTCAACTAACGCTTTTGGcgttttgatatttaaattattaaataatgtcatATATGGTAAAGCTATCGAAAATTTACGTGGTAGAAGAGATGTGAAAATGATAACAAAATGGGATGGACGATATGGAGCAAAATCACTAATATCAAAACCAAATTTTCATAGTAGTATGATACTTGGAAAAGATCTTGTTGTTATTGAAATGTctaga AAAACGTACGGAAATTCAGCTAAACTTTTATACATGGATACAGATGCTTTAGCTTATTTATTCACAGTACCTGATATTTAtgaatgtatgaaaaaaaatttggaaaaatttgaTACAGCTGATTAtccagaaaataatatttataacatgcCTTTagtaaataaacgaaaaatcgGTGTTATGAAAGACGAAAATCAAGGCAAAATTGTAACGGAATTTGTTGGTTTGCGTGCAAAAGCTTAcagcatgaaaatattaaatgaagataaaattataaaaaaagcaaaagga aaGTAA